From a region of the Streptomyces caniferus genome:
- a CDS encoding methyltransferase encodes MATSPNPSTGEPRDLTTHLLDQAMGHLFSAALRTAAHHRIADQLAEGPRTVEQLAAATGTHAPHLRRVLRYLATRGFFREDAAGAYHLTPAAGPLRTGTPDSMHPAVMMLTDGLFLQTSAAMPEAVRHSGASFERLFGAPLFEQLSTDPATRRLFDDGMSSLSAPVDEAVAGAYPFPGTGTVVDVGGGRGGLLRAVLRRHPHLTGVLFDQAPPLAHHLLEGDELKGRWHTREGDFFASVPEGGDIYVLKQVLHDWPDEACLRILRTCHRAMATGRRLLVVDAVLPPGNAPHFGKTLDIAMMTVLDGHERTTEEFAALLSAGGFRLTRVLPTPAFPSIVEAVAE; translated from the coding sequence TTGGCCACTTCCCCCAACCCCTCGACCGGCGAGCCCCGCGACCTCACGACGCATCTGTTGGACCAGGCCATGGGCCATCTCTTCTCCGCCGCTCTGCGCACGGCGGCGCACCACCGCATCGCCGACCAGCTCGCCGAGGGTCCGCGCACCGTCGAGCAGCTCGCCGCCGCCACCGGCACCCACGCCCCGCATCTGCGCCGCGTACTGCGCTATCTCGCCACCCGCGGCTTCTTCCGGGAGGACGCCGCCGGGGCCTACCACCTGACGCCGGCCGCCGGCCCCTTGCGCACCGGCACCCCCGACTCGATGCACCCGGCGGTCATGATGCTGACCGACGGCCTGTTCCTGCAGACCTCGGCCGCCATGCCGGAGGCCGTACGGCACAGCGGCGCGTCCTTCGAGCGGCTCTTCGGGGCGCCCCTCTTCGAGCAACTGTCGACGGACCCGGCCACCCGGCGGCTCTTCGACGACGGGATGTCCTCGCTGTCCGCCCCGGTCGACGAGGCGGTGGCGGGCGCGTACCCGTTCCCCGGGACCGGCACGGTCGTGGACGTCGGCGGCGGCCGCGGCGGGCTGCTGCGCGCCGTCCTGCGCCGCCACCCGCACCTGACCGGTGTGCTCTTCGACCAGGCGCCGCCGCTGGCCCACCACCTCCTGGAGGGCGACGAGTTGAAGGGCCGCTGGCACACCCGGGAGGGCGACTTCTTCGCCTCCGTACCGGAGGGCGGTGACATCTACGTCCTCAAGCAGGTCCTGCACGACTGGCCGGACGAGGCCTGCCTGCGCATCCTGCGCACCTGCCACCGGGCCATGGCGACGGGCCGCCGGCTGCTGGTCGTCGACGCCGTCCTGCCGCCGGGCAACGCGCCGCACTTCGGCAAGACCCTCGACATCGCCATGATGACGGTGCTCGACGGGCACGAGCGGACCACGGAGGAGTTCGCCGCCCTGCTGTCGGCCGGCGGGTTCCGGCTGACGCGGGTACTGCCCACCCCGGCCTTCCCCTCGATCGTGGAGGCCGTCGCCGAGTAG
- a CDS encoding low temperature requirement protein A, producing the protein MPVLMRARRRDEEHRTATPLELFFDLCFVVAIAEAGRQLAHALAEGQPGHGITGYLMLFFAIWWAWMNFSWFASAYDTDDPLYRVVTLVQMAGVLVLAAGVPRAFTHSDFTVIWFGYLVMRLALVTQWLRAAHACRGAERRTALRYALGVTVCQIGWLGLLALPKGDVPWVFVVVGPLELAVPALAEREQQTTWHPHHIAERYGLFTIIVLGETIAAATVAVQSALDENDELSALLPIAGGGLLLVFAAYWIYFAVPIHLHLRSNRQAFLWGYGHYPVFGSAAAIGAGIEIAVEETFGKAHLSAFAAAACVTVPAALFMATVWLIHSRHQKRGPAQQLVLPVSSLLVLVCTFAGRWAVLAAGLVACGTVAVGVALTSRQGTALVE; encoded by the coding sequence GTGCCGGTCCTCATGCGTGCGCGCCGTCGCGACGAGGAGCACCGCACCGCCACCCCGCTGGAGCTCTTCTTCGACCTGTGCTTCGTCGTGGCGATCGCCGAGGCCGGGCGCCAGCTGGCGCATGCACTGGCCGAGGGGCAGCCGGGCCACGGCATCACCGGTTACCTGATGCTCTTCTTCGCCATCTGGTGGGCCTGGATGAACTTCAGCTGGTTCGCCTCCGCGTACGACACCGACGACCCGCTCTATCGCGTGGTGACCCTCGTCCAGATGGCGGGGGTGCTGGTCCTGGCCGCCGGTGTGCCGCGGGCCTTCACCCACAGCGACTTCACGGTCATCTGGTTCGGGTACCTGGTGATGCGGCTGGCGCTGGTCACCCAGTGGCTGCGGGCCGCACACGCCTGCCGGGGCGCCGAACGGCGCACCGCGCTGCGCTACGCCCTGGGGGTGACGGTGTGCCAGATCGGCTGGCTGGGCCTGCTCGCACTGCCCAAGGGGGACGTGCCCTGGGTGTTCGTGGTCGTGGGGCCGCTGGAGCTGGCCGTCCCCGCGCTGGCCGAACGGGAGCAGCAGACGACCTGGCATCCCCATCACATCGCCGAGCGCTACGGCCTGTTCACCATCATCGTGCTGGGCGAGACGATCGCGGCGGCCACCGTCGCCGTGCAGTCGGCGCTGGACGAGAACGACGAGCTGAGCGCCCTGCTGCCGATCGCGGGCGGCGGACTGCTGCTGGTCTTCGCCGCGTACTGGATCTACTTCGCGGTCCCCATCCACCTTCACCTGCGCTCGAACCGCCAGGCGTTCCTGTGGGGCTACGGCCACTACCCGGTGTTCGGTTCGGCGGCCGCGATCGGGGCGGGCATCGAGATCGCGGTGGAGGAGACCTTCGGCAAGGCGCATCTGTCGGCGTTCGCGGCGGCCGCCTGTGTCACGGTGCCGGCTGCCCTGTTCATGGCGACGGTGTGGCTGATCCACTCCCGGCACCAGAAACGCGGCCCGGCCCAGCAGCTGGTGCTGCCGGTGTCCTCGCTCCTGGTCCTGGTGTGCACCTTCGCCGGGCGCTGGGCGGTACTGGCGGCCGGCCTGGTGGCATGCGGCACGGTCGCGGTCGGCGTCGCCCTCACATCCCGTCAGGGAACCGCCCTGGTGGAGTAG
- a CDS encoding L,D-transpeptidase family protein, producing the protein MARHAQSRARTRLSRRSKAVGGLALSTLVGTALWAWPASGDDHNSATDAKSTTSSTASGPDTPRVPVSAAKSAPNAAPNPPAGRPIPGLSDAARKRIPADSRQVLVVTGKNMDSFESRVVLYTREKDSDDWEPGPTWSAHNAAHGWTDDHRYGDLRSPIGVYPLTDAGGLLAPPEGTKLPYDRNGSFVADGTGVDGEPLAGAFDYVIAINYNREQGTSPLDQQRPWGAAKGGGVWLHVDHDGPTQGCISLKPKVMRELLRTLDPDLHPVIVMGPADY; encoded by the coding sequence ATGGCCCGCCACGCTCAGTCCCGCGCGCGGACGAGACTGTCCCGGCGCAGCAAGGCCGTGGGCGGTCTCGCCCTCTCCACCCTGGTCGGCACCGCCCTGTGGGCGTGGCCGGCGTCGGGCGACGACCACAACAGCGCGACCGACGCCAAGAGCACCACGTCCTCGACGGCTTCCGGCCCGGACACGCCACGCGTCCCCGTGTCCGCCGCGAAATCGGCCCCGAACGCCGCACCGAATCCCCCGGCCGGTCGGCCCATTCCGGGCCTCAGCGACGCCGCCCGGAAGCGGATACCGGCCGACTCCCGACAGGTCCTGGTCGTCACGGGGAAGAACATGGACTCCTTCGAGTCCCGTGTGGTCCTCTACACCCGCGAGAAGGACTCCGACGACTGGGAGCCGGGCCCCACCTGGTCCGCGCACAACGCCGCCCACGGCTGGACCGACGACCACCGCTACGGCGATCTGCGCTCGCCCATCGGGGTCTACCCGCTCACCGACGCGGGCGGCCTGCTGGCCCCACCCGAGGGCACCAAGCTCCCCTACGACCGCAACGGCAGCTTCGTCGCCGACGGCACCGGCGTCGACGGCGAGCCGCTGGCCGGCGCCTTCGACTACGTCATCGCCATCAACTACAACCGCGAGCAGGGAACCTCCCCCCTGGACCAGCAGCGCCCGTGGGGCGCCGCCAAGGGCGGCGGCGTCTGGCTGCACGTCGACCACGACGGCCCCACCCAGGGCTGCATCAGCCTCAAGCCCAAGGTGATGCGGGAACTGCTGCGCACCCTCGACCCCGACCTGCACCCGGTCATCGTGATGGGACCGGCCGATTACTGA
- a CDS encoding P1 family peptidase, giving the protein MTEHPPHPAGPRDALTDVLGLRVGHARRTDDGYLTGTTVVLAPEGGAVAAVDVRGGGPGTRETDALDPRNLVPRVEAVVLTGGSAFGLDAASGVAAWLEERGRGFRVGPDPAQVVPVVPAAALFDLGRGGDWRARPDAALGRAAAAAAADTGPGAPVAEGNTGAGTGAVAGGLKGGIGTASAVLPSGVTVAALAAVNAAGSVHDPRTGALYGRLYESPAALPSPEVHAAAARRLAEAREISRARSAASVRPPLHTTLAVVATDAALTRPQAHKLAGTAHDGLARAVRPVHLLSDGDTVFALSTAARPLAPEAAAAEPAFGVHAEAGALNAILSAGADVLTRAVVRAALAAETVDGPGGLFLSYRDLYGTG; this is encoded by the coding sequence ATTACTGAGCATCCGCCGCACCCCGCGGGGCCGCGGGACGCCCTGACCGACGTCCTCGGCCTCCGGGTCGGCCATGCCCGGCGGACCGACGACGGGTACCTGACCGGAACCACCGTCGTCCTCGCCCCCGAGGGCGGCGCGGTCGCTGCCGTCGACGTCCGCGGCGGCGGCCCCGGCACCCGGGAGACCGACGCGCTCGACCCGCGCAACCTCGTCCCGCGCGTCGAGGCGGTCGTGCTGACCGGCGGCAGTGCCTTCGGTCTTGACGCCGCGTCCGGTGTCGCCGCCTGGCTGGAGGAGCGGGGCCGCGGTTTCCGCGTCGGCCCCGATCCCGCCCAGGTCGTCCCCGTCGTGCCCGCCGCGGCCCTCTTCGACCTGGGGCGCGGCGGCGACTGGCGGGCCCGTCCGGACGCCGCACTGGGCCGGGCGGCGGCCGCGGCCGCGGCGGACACCGGGCCCGGCGCCCCGGTCGCCGAGGGCAACACGGGCGCCGGCACGGGCGCGGTGGCCGGCGGCCTCAAGGGCGGCATCGGCACCGCGAGCGCGGTCCTCCCCTCGGGCGTCACCGTCGCCGCGCTGGCCGCCGTCAACGCCGCGGGCTCCGTCCACGACCCGCGCACCGGCGCTCTCTACGGCCGGCTGTACGAGAGCCCGGCGGCCCTGCCCTCCCCCGAGGTGCACGCCGCCGCCGCGCGCCGGCTGGCCGAGGCCAGGGAGATATCCCGGGCCCGCTCGGCCGCGTCCGTGCGCCCGCCGCTGCACACCACCCTCGCCGTGGTCGCCACGGACGCCGCCCTCACCCGCCCCCAGGCCCACAAACTGGCCGGCACCGCCCACGACGGGCTGGCCCGCGCCGTCCGCCCCGTCCATCTCCTGTCCGACGGCGACACGGTCTTCGCGCTGTCCACCGCTGCCCGCCCGCTCGCTCCCGAAGCGGCCGCCGCCGAACCGGCCTTCGGTGTGCACGCCGAGGCCGGGGCCCTCAACGCGATCCTGTCCGCCGGCGCGGACGTCCTGACCCGCGCCGTGGTGCGGGCCGCCCTGGCGGCGGAGACGGTCGACGGCCCCGGCGGACTCTTCCTGTCGTACCGGGACCTCTACGGGACGGGCTGA
- a CDS encoding VIT1/CCC1 transporter family protein has product MTVQTPEHDEAHGGGLGSRLNWLRAAVLGANDGIVSTAGLVVGVAGATDSRGALLTAGLAGLLAGSMSMAAGEYVSVSTQRDSEKAALAQEKRELATEPQAELVELTEMLAGKGLDEQLAREVAEQLTEHDALRAHAEVELGIDPDELTNPWHAAGASFLAFTVGALLPLLAIVLPPAAQRLWITVVAVLAALALCGWSSARLGAAPVGRAVLRNVGGGVVAMGVTYAAGSVLGAVGV; this is encoded by the coding sequence GTGACTGTGCAGACACCGGAGCACGACGAGGCGCACGGCGGCGGACTCGGCAGCCGGCTCAACTGGCTGCGGGCCGCGGTCCTCGGCGCCAACGACGGCATCGTCTCCACCGCCGGACTCGTCGTCGGGGTGGCCGGAGCCACCGACTCCCGCGGCGCCCTGTTGACGGCGGGGCTGGCCGGACTGCTGGCCGGGTCCATGTCGATGGCGGCCGGCGAATACGTATCGGTCTCCACCCAGCGGGATTCGGAGAAGGCCGCGCTCGCCCAGGAGAAGCGGGAGCTGGCGACCGAGCCGCAGGCCGAACTCGTCGAACTGACGGAGATGTTGGCGGGGAAGGGCCTGGACGAGCAGCTGGCCCGGGAGGTCGCCGAGCAGCTCACCGAGCACGATGCGCTGCGCGCCCATGCGGAGGTGGAGCTGGGCATCGACCCCGACGAGCTCACCAACCCCTGGCATGCGGCGGGTGCGAGCTTCCTCGCGTTCACGGTGGGGGCGCTGTTGCCGCTGCTGGCGATCGTGCTGCCGCCGGCCGCACAGCGGTTGTGGATCACGGTGGTCGCGGTGCTGGCGGCGCTGGCGCTGTGCGGCTGGAGCAGCGCCCGGCTGGGGGCCGCGCCGGTGGGGCGGGCGGTGCTGCGGAACGTGGGCGGCGGAGTCGTGGCGATGGGGGTGACGTACGCCGCGGGGTCGGTGCTGGGCGCGGTGGGAGTGTGA
- a CDS encoding CaiB/BaiF CoA transferase family protein — MPQPHRSQPRPATDADTGATARGTAGAEPAAPPGQVPARALEGLLVADFSRVLAGPLAAATLADLGAEVIKVERPGTGDDTRAWGPPFAADGTAAYFDAANRSKRGLALDLGDPDDAAAARELARRADVLIENFRPGSLARYGLDHTATRAANPGLVHCTITGFGSGAGAGLPGYDFVVQAVGGLMSITGEPGGTPLKAGVALVDVLTAKDAATGILAALHHRGRTGQGQLVEVNLLSSLLGSLVNQASGHLATGRDPGPMGNRHPSIAPYETLACRDGQLLAVAVGNDRQFRALAQTLGAPELADDVRFARNQDRVQNRTDLIKALENRLSADTPRGWTERLTATSVPCGPVNSLSEALELAERLGLAPVSPVGEGRIPQVASPLRLSATPVTQPSAPPRLDEHGTPLRTWLSGPADQPLP, encoded by the coding sequence GTGCCGCAGCCGCACCGGTCGCAGCCCCGGCCGGCCACCGACGCCGACACCGGAGCCACCGCCAGAGGGACCGCCGGCGCCGAGCCCGCCGCCCCGCCCGGACAGGTGCCCGCCCGCGCCCTGGAGGGCCTCCTCGTCGCGGACTTCAGCCGGGTGCTGGCCGGCCCGCTGGCCGCCGCGACGCTCGCCGACCTCGGCGCCGAGGTGATCAAGGTGGAGCGGCCGGGCACCGGCGACGACACCCGCGCCTGGGGCCCGCCGTTCGCGGCCGACGGGACGGCCGCCTACTTCGACGCCGCGAACCGCTCCAAGCGCGGCCTGGCCCTGGACCTCGGCGATCCGGACGATGCGGCCGCGGCCCGCGAGCTGGCCCGCCGGGCCGACGTACTGATCGAGAACTTCCGCCCCGGCTCGCTTGCCCGCTACGGCCTGGACCACACCGCCACCCGCGCCGCCAACCCGGGCCTGGTGCACTGCACCATCACCGGTTTCGGGTCGGGCGCGGGCGCCGGACTGCCCGGCTACGACTTCGTGGTGCAGGCCGTCGGCGGGCTGATGAGCATCACCGGCGAGCCCGGCGGGACGCCGCTGAAGGCGGGTGTCGCCCTGGTGGACGTCCTGACCGCGAAGGACGCCGCCACCGGCATCCTCGCCGCCCTGCACCACCGCGGCCGCACCGGCCAGGGGCAGCTGGTGGAAGTGAATCTGCTCTCTTCTCTCCTGGGCTCGTTGGTGAACCAGGCCTCCGGTCATCTGGCCACCGGCCGCGACCCGGGCCCGATGGGCAACCGCCATCCGAGCATCGCCCCGTACGAGACGCTGGCCTGCCGGGACGGGCAGCTGCTCGCCGTGGCGGTCGGGAACGACCGTCAATTCCGGGCACTGGCACAGACCCTGGGCGCACCGGAGCTCGCCGACGACGTCCGGTTCGCCCGCAATCAGGACCGGGTGCAAAACCGAACAGACCTCATCAAAGCACTGGAAAACCGACTGTCCGCCGACACCCCTCGGGGGTGGACCGAACGGCTGACCGCGACCTCGGTGCCCTGCGGTCCGGTCAACAGCCTCTCGGAGGCCCTGGAGTTGGCGGAGCGGCTCGGCCTCGCCCCGGTGAGCCCCGTCGGAGAGGGCCGCATCCCCCAAGTCGCCAGCCCGCTCCGCCTTTCGGCCACGCCGGTGACCCAACCCTCGGCTCCACCCCGCCTGGACGAACACGGCACGCCACTGCGAACCTGGTTGTCGGGACCGGCCGACCAACCCCTCCCTTGA
- a CDS encoding L,D-transpeptidase encodes MEQLVTSPDNPAPARSRTPHQLLQSAEQPESGAPRSRRRTRRTLAVTALLAAGALALSACGGDASAGGNDDGKNGQAGADAAAKKDASDAKITVSSKDGATNASINDTGVKVTGGKLTDVKLTEADSGKDVTGAISSDGASWKPGAQLERGTKYKIVANAKDAKGRSATENTTFTTVSSANSFIGSYTPDDGKTVGVGMPVSFNFDKAISNKKDVQSHIKVTSSSGQQVVGHWFGTQRLDFRPEDYWKAGSKITMKIDLDGVKGGQGITGVQSKTVSFTIGRSQVSTVDMNTQTMTVKRDGKTYKSIPISGGSPDHPTYNGQMVISEKFEQTRMDGSTVGFGGEYDIKDVPHAMRLSSSGTFLHGNYWGSPSIFGNSGTSHGCVGLRDNKGGGGDTPAKWFYNESLVGDVVIVKNSHDKTVQPDNGLNGWNLAWSDWKAGSAV; translated from the coding sequence ATGGAGCAGCTCGTGACATCGCCGGACAACCCCGCGCCCGCTCGGTCCCGCACCCCGCACCAGCTGCTCCAGTCAGCCGAGCAGCCGGAGTCCGGAGCACCGCGTTCGCGCCGTCGGACGCGCCGCACGCTGGCCGTCACCGCCCTGCTCGCGGCGGGTGCGCTGGCCCTGTCCGCCTGTGGCGGGGACGCCTCGGCCGGCGGCAACGACGACGGCAAGAACGGTCAGGCCGGTGCGGATGCCGCGGCCAAGAAGGACGCCTCGGACGCCAAGATCACGGTCTCCTCGAAGGACGGCGCCACCAACGCGAGCATCAACGACACCGGTGTGAAGGTCACCGGTGGCAAGTTGACCGATGTGAAGCTCACCGAAGCGGACTCCGGCAAGGACGTCACCGGTGCCATATCGTCCGACGGCGCGTCCTGGAAGCCCGGCGCCCAGCTGGAGCGGGGCACCAAGTACAAGATCGTGGCGAATGCCAAGGACGCCAAGGGCCGGTCCGCCACCGAGAACACCACCTTCACCACGGTCTCCTCGGCCAACAGCTTCATCGGCTCCTACACGCCCGACGACGGCAAGACCGTCGGCGTCGGCATGCCGGTGTCCTTCAACTTCGACAAGGCGATCAGCAACAAGAAGGACGTCCAGTCCCACATCAAGGTGACGTCCAGCAGCGGCCAGCAGGTCGTCGGCCACTGGTTCGGCACCCAGCGCCTGGACTTCCGGCCCGAGGACTACTGGAAGGCCGGCTCCAAGATCACGATGAAGATCGACCTGGACGGCGTCAAGGGCGGCCAGGGCATCACCGGCGTGCAGTCCAAGACGGTGTCCTTCACCATCGGGCGCTCGCAGGTCTCCACCGTCGACATGAACACCCAGACCATGACGGTCAAGCGGGACGGCAAGACCTACAAGTCCATCCCGATCTCCGGCGGCAGCCCCGACCACCCGACCTACAACGGCCAGATGGTCATCTCGGAGAAGTTCGAGCAGACCCGGATGGACGGCTCGACGGTCGGCTTCGGCGGTGAGTACGACATCAAGGACGTCCCGCACGCCATGCGTCTGTCGTCGTCCGGCACCTTCCTCCACGGCAACTACTGGGGCAGCCCGTCGATCTTCGGCAACTCCGGCACCAGCCACGGCTGCGTCGGCCTGCGGGACAACAAGGGCGGCGGTGGCGACACCCCGGCCAAGTGGTTCTACAACGAGTCGCTGGTCGGCGACGTCGTCATCGTGAAGAACTCGCACGACAAGACGGTGCAGCCGGACAACGGCCTCAACGGCTGGAACCTGGCCTGGTCCGACTGGAAGGCCGGCAGCGCGGTCTGA